The genomic segment TAAAGCTCATCTGTGGCTCTCAGCACAGGCTGCCAAGAGACCTATTAGCACCCTATTAACCCCCACACTCACATTATCCTCCAAAAAACGGACGTATTCGCGGCCCAGCGTGCCGtcgggcagcccccgcagctgGTCCATGTCCAGGGTGGAGAGGCGGATGCGAGGCCGCTCCCTGAAAGGGAAACACAAGTCAGCGAGCTTCGTCGTGAAACCCCCACAGCTGGGGGGCTGGAGAAATGGGGACCTggagccccccacccctgcctctgccctccAGGAGCATCTTCCTTGCATGGACCCTGACTGCTGGCCCCATCCCTTGTCGTGCTGAAGGGCTCGACCCAAAGCCTTGGCACAAGGAGCTCCTGTCTCGCTCCCCTCCAGCAGTTCTGGTCAGAAGAACCACAGTCTGCCCCTCACCGAGCTGCCGCCGTGCTGGCTGGCAGCCAGGCCCAGGAGCAGATCTCCTCAGTGCCCCTGCAAAGCAGCCAGGACTTCAAAGCAACAGCCCCAGAGAGGGGAGGGAATTTGTTCTAAATGCAGGTTTAGTTTCTTTCCTCCTCGGGCTTTCATCGCTAGCCACGTGGCAGCCATGCACGGAAAGGTCTCCTTCTCCAGGTTGCTGGCAAACAGGCCCTGGGactaaacaaaaactttttatttccatgCAAAGGACGATTTCTTCTCATGATAAAAGCTTCGCAGTGGATCCAGGAACTGCTTAGCTCCTGGAGTGGAGGTGCCAGGGAGATAAGCAGGACCTGCACCAGCTTTACCCGGGCTGCAGACGCTTCCTTGTAAATCTGGTGTCAAAGGGACCTCatcagcttgaaaaaaaaaatactcgcATGCACAAATCTGGCTGCTACAaatccctgctgcagcagcagggcaaggaATGGATGGGATCGTCCCTCCTCAGCCCTTGGTGTCTGTGCCGTGCCCTCGCTCTGGGCAGTTTCCCCGGGGCTCAGCCCTTGCTCCCGGGGCTCTGCGTGCTTTGCTGGGTGGATGAGCAGAGCCCCAGGCAGGATCAGGCTCTGCACAACCACACGACACGAGgcagccttccccagccccttcATGGAACAACACCCAACCGGCAGGCGTGATGAATAATGAGAAgtggagagaaggaaagcaaaggagCAGTAAGATCGTGGTTAATAAGAGACTTGTTaagtccctcctgctcctgagcCTTGTTGTGCTCGAGTCCCTGTAGACACGGAAGCAAAAGCGATCAAGTCTTGTCTAGGAAGACAAGAGGCCTCGTTTCACAGCTCAGGGAGATGCCGTGGGCGCCTGGAAAGGAGTATGGAGGGGCCCAAGGAGAAGGCAAACCAGGGGAGATGGAGCCTCCAACGCAAGGAGacgcagcagcaggcacaggggaGAAAACCCACCACGAGCGTGGATCTCATCGCAGCTGGGACAGACAGCAGCTGCCAGTGACAGCAGCGAAGCAGAACAGACGGCAGAGCTGAAACAGGGCCCAGGGGCTTCCGCGCTgctgcccccggccctgccacaggctgctgcgatcattcaaaataaagcaaaatcagCAACCTgggggctgggagctgaggaATGGGGTCGGCGGTgagccccctcctcaccccaacCCGCGGCGGGGAGAGGTGGaaggacagacggacagacagatGAGGGACAGGGATGGATGCGGAGGGACGCACTGGAGGATGCGGTAACCTTCGGGGTGCTGTCTCATCTTGTCCCGCAGGCTCggcagggccaggcagcccGTGGTCTCCCCGAGGACTGCCACCATGTCTGCAAGAGAGAGCGGGCGCTGAGGTGCGAGCAGCGGGCGCACGTGCGCTCGGTttggtgccccccagcccccctcggGGGGCAGGTGAGGAAATGGGGTGATGATCCCCTTCGGCCAGGATCAGGCGGGGAGCTTGTGGCAAAGAAAATCCCTGCTCGGCGAGGATCTTCGGCCtcggggctgctcctcctcgcTGCCAGCTGGGAgcgggatggggctgggggcaccgcaggggctggcaggagactgctgggggtggtggggaccCCTCGCCCCCTCCCACAACCCTGTGTTTGTGCCTTTCTGGGCCAGGAGAAGGAGCAAAACCCCATTGCGTCACCCAGGGGATGGGGGGCTCGGGGTGGGCTTTGCAGGGAGTTACCGGGGGTCGTGGGCATggggggacccccccggggccccCTTACCGTGCCTGTAGGGATCCCGCAGTGCTGCCAGCGCCGAGCCGGCAGCCAGCAGCGCCTTCTGCAGCGGGCTGGTGGGGATGTGGCCGGGGTACAGCGGGAAGCCCCCCTCCGCCTCCATcatcacctcctcctcctcctcctcatcttcctcctcccgGGGCCTGCCGCGGCTCAGCCCGGCTCTGCCTGCGGACAGCGGCGGGGCTCAGAGCCCAGCGGGAACCCCCCCGGGCTCTCGGTGGGTAacgggcaggaggaggggggattgggggggctCTTACCTGGACCACCGGGGGTCGCCCGCAGCAGCGGGACCCCCACGACCGCAGCCACCCGGCGCAGCATGCCGAGTCCCCCGCCCCGGAAGCAAgcggcggggcggagcgggTGGCACGGCCCGGAACGGCTCGGTACAGCCGGGTACAGCTCGGTACAGCTCGGTACGGCATGGCGAGCATCCCCGCCGGGCTTTTCGCCGTCTACAAGCCCCCGGGGGTGTCGTGGTGCCGCGTCCGGGACGCGGTGCGGGCGCGGCTGCTGCGCGGTGAGCTTGGAGAGGGGGGGGTTGCGCGGGGCACCGGGATCCTCCTGGGGGTCTCCGGTTTTTATCCCCCTTCCTCACTCCCCTCGGGACCTTTCGGTGTTTTGGCAGAGCTGAACGAggcccccgagccccccccgagGCAGCGCATCCGCTTCTTGCCCACAGCCCCCGGTGCCGGTGGGGAGCCGGGCTTGGTGCCCGCATGGGTGCCGGTGCTGGCCGAGCACCCCCTCGGTAAGGGTCTGGGGTCGGGGTTGGGGGTGTTGGGAGGGTGGCGGGGCCGTCCTGATGCTGCTTCTTCCCTTGGCAG from the Anas platyrhynchos isolate ZD024472 breed Pekin duck chromosome 18, IASCAAS_PekinDuck_T2T, whole genome shotgun sequence genome contains:
- the COQ4 gene encoding ubiquinone biosynthesis protein COQ4 homolog, mitochondrial — encoded protein: MLRRVAAVVGVPLLRATPGGPGRAGLSRGRPREEEDEEEEEEVMMEAEGGFPLYPGHIPTSPLQKALLAAGSALAALRDPYRHDMVAVLGETTGCLALPSLRDKMRQHPEGYRILQERPRIRLSTLDMDQLRGLPDGTLGREYVRFLEDNKVSPDTRMPAKFVDDEELAYVIQRYREVHDLMHTLLGMPTNMLGEVVVKWFEAVQTGLPMCILGAAFGPVRLNARKLQVLATELVPWAIRSGRNASCILNVYYEQRWEQSVESLREEIGILPPPAVKV